Genomic window (Rossellomorea aquimaris):
TCTTAACAGGTATCACAGAACCAATCGAATTCTCATTCTTATTCGTAGCACCAGTACTATTTGGTATCCATACTATCTTTGCCGGTTTATCTTTCTTAACCATGCATCTATTAGATGTTAAAATCGGTATGACATTCTCAGGTGGTTTAATCGACTATATCCTATTCGGTCTAATCAACCCCCAAACAAACGCATGGATCGTTATTCCTGTAGGGGCAGTCTTTGCTGTCATTTACTACTTCGGATTCCGTTTCGCTATCCGTAAGTTCAATCTCATGACTCCTGGTCGTGAAGATGTAGACGAAGATGACGATGGAGCACCGGCAAGTTCAGCTGGGGACCTTCCATATAATATCCTGGAAGCAATGGGTGGACAAGAAAACATCGCTCACTTAGACGCATGTATCACTCGTCTCCGTGTTTCTGTCAATGATGTGAAGAATGTCGATAAGAATCGCCTGAAAAAATTAGGCGCTTCAGGAGTACTTGAAGTCGGAGATAATATTCAAGCGATCTTCGGACCTAAGTCAGATACGATCAAATCACAAATGCAAGACATCATCCGTGGGAAAGCTCCACGCAGAGTAGAAACAAGCGCAAATGAAGAAGTTGAGCAACAAATTGAAGAAGTGAACCCAGATGCACTTCAAACAACTGAAGAACAAAAGAACGAAAAATTCGTAGCTCCCATCACTGGAGAAATCAAAGACATCACGGAAGTTCCTGATCAGGTATTCTCAGGAAAAATGATGGGTGACGGTTTCGCGATCGTACCGACAGAAGGAACAATCGTTTCTCCTATCACAGGTAAAGTCGTAAACGTATTCCCGACGAAGCATGCCATCGGACTTGAGTCCAAAGCCGGCCGTGAAGTTCTGATCCATGTTGGAATTGATACGGTTAAATTAGAAGGTAAAGGATTCGAAGCGCTGGTAAAAGAGGGGGACCAGGTAGAAGCAGGTCAACCATTACTGGAAGTAGATCTCGACTACATCAAAGAAAACGCGCCTTCCATCATGACACCGATTGTTTTCACGAACCTCAAAGAAGGTCAGCAAGTAACAATCGAGAAGTCAGGTAAAGTAAACCGTAACGACGAAAACATCATCAAGATCGATTAATGAATAATTAAACCCATTTTCATTCTCTTAGTAGAGCATGAAAATGGGTTTTTTTGTTAGTTTTGAAATTTTACTGGAGGGAATTAAACAAATATAGTTTCCACTATATAGTAGAAAGTTGCTCAGAGGGCTTTAGTTGAAAGTTCTTAGAGTCTCGAGAATATAAGAGTCTATGCTGAGTGTTGGGTGGTGTAATCATAGAAAAGAATAGAAGAAAATAGTAAGATTAAATTTCTTTCAAAAAACTCTCTTGAAAGTATTGACGTATATCTAATAGATTGATATACTTTAAAAACCGTCGCAAGAGAGCAGCGGTTACATAACAACTTCGAACAGGGATTGAAAACATCTTGAAAAAAGTTGTTGACAAACACACTGCATTCTTGGTATGATGGTCAAGTCGCTTCAAACAGAAACGACAAACATTGAACCTTGAAAACTGAACAAAACAAGACAATACGTCAACGTTAATTCTAGATTTATTTTTAAAGAGCTATTCAAACTTTTATCGGAGAGTTTGATCCTGGCTCAGGACGAACGCTGGCGGCGTGCCTAATACATGCAAGTCGAGCGGACTGATGGGAGCTTGCTCCCATCAGTCAGCGGCGGACGGGTGAGTAACAC
Coding sequences:
- the ptsG gene encoding glucose-specific PTS transporter subunit IIBC, with translation MFKKAFGVLQKVGKALMLPVAILPAAGLLLAFGNALQNPTLLEIAPFLSNGGVEMVASVMEQAGGIIFGNLALLFAVGVAIGLAGGEGVAGLAAIVGFLIMNVTMGTVEGLGIGDVTGDGVDPAYALVLGIPTLQTGVFGGIIVGILAAAMYNRFFQIELPSYLGFFAGKRFVPIATAASAVVLGLLMLLIWPPIQNGLNAFSNFMLGENRAFAAFIFGVIERALIPFGLHHIFYSPFWFEFGTYTSEAGNIIRGDQAIFMKQIQDGVQDLTAGTFMTGKFPFMMFGLPAAALAIYHEAKPERKAVVAGIMGSAALTSFLTGITEPIEFSFLFVAPVLFGIHTIFAGLSFLTMHLLDVKIGMTFSGGLIDYILFGLINPQTNAWIVIPVGAVFAVIYYFGFRFAIRKFNLMTPGREDVDEDDDGAPASSAGDLPYNILEAMGGQENIAHLDACITRLRVSVNDVKNVDKNRLKKLGASGVLEVGDNIQAIFGPKSDTIKSQMQDIIRGKAPRRVETSANEEVEQQIEEVNPDALQTTEEQKNEKFVAPITGEIKDITEVPDQVFSGKMMGDGFAIVPTEGTIVSPITGKVVNVFPTKHAIGLESKAGREVLIHVGIDTVKLEGKGFEALVKEGDQVEAGQPLLEVDLDYIKENAPSIMTPIVFTNLKEGQQVTIEKSGKVNRNDENIIKID